The following nucleotide sequence is from Drosophila kikkawai strain 14028-0561.14 chromosome 2L, DkikHiC1v2, whole genome shotgun sequence.
GTATCATCGAAAACGGCTAAAGAGAACAGAAAAGGCAAAGTGGAGCTGCAAAGCTTAAAGCCTGCCTCTGTGAACTGGTATTATTTTTTCGAACACTTCCGCCTTTGTCTGCGCCGGCAGAGAAGTTGACGTCTCGGCTGCCTGCTTTGCGCTTGTGTGCGTGCAACAGTACGCCGCTCCatgaatttgcataatttcggGACTGacaagggggcgtggcagtcATTGCCAAATAAGAGAATTCATTGAAATGACACTTAGTGTCGATCGTTAAATAATGCATACTTATTTATAAGGTATTATTAATAAGCACATTGTGCATTAAACAAACCTGTATTGCAGTTTATTCCTGTCGCGCGCTCGATGCaaaagaaatggaaaaaagCTGAAGTGCCGTTTCTTGGCTGTATGCGTTTTCGGGGTGTCCGTGTTTTTGGAGCAACTTCACGTTCAATGCattgcaaaaataattgtttgccgttgcatttttttttttgtttttgtgctgCCGCCGCTGTCGGTGTcgttcttctttttcttttcgctCTCCACTTCGCCTCTTTTTGCCGCCTTTTCTGCTGATGCTTTCAAACAATTCgcgcacacaccacacacatacactcaaAAGCGGCACACTCTGCGTGCGATGCAATTATGCTAATGCGGCTGTTTGCGACACTTCGCTTGGCCTACAACTACGGTTAGCTGATTTCGTTGCTAGCCTGGCCCCCAATATATTGGCCGCAAAATGAATTAACAAACAATATAAATTCACAAACGCAAGCTGCGGCTTTTTTGCTCAAAACGCGTCAGAACTAGAGGCGGAAGTAGGGGCGAGCTTGCAATCGAATAATCGATATTTACGGATTCTATAATCATCGATATATCTTCTGGGAATCGAAAGCaaaacttatattattttttaatgtaagctgtaaatataaaatgactactttaaatatatatataatatatttaaactaatcAAATATAGGtttcttaatttgtatttaaaagaaTGGTTTTTATTGGATTTGGATGTAATCGATGTGTTCTCTGAAATATCGATTCACTTCCATCTTTAAGAGTCAGCacgtttttttgtaaacaaacggaaaaacctttttaaaaacttaaaatggGCGCACTTGCAGAGGTTAGTAACTGATATTATCATTCGTATAGCGTTCGTTAACCGCAAGATTATCCCTAGTTGGCTGGGGACGAGAAGAATGGCGAGGGATCCCGCACGTTTGTGTTCTCCAACGAGGGTCACACATTGGGCAATGCGTTGAAGACCATAATTGCCCGGTACCCGGAGGTGGACTTTTGCGGGTACACCATTCCGCATCCCACCGAGCAGAAGCTGCACTTCCGCATCCAAGCCCGCCGAGACCGGGCCGTCGATATACTCAAGCGGGGGCTGGAGGATCTAGAGGCGTTGTGCGATCACACAATGGTCACATTCGAGAAGGAGATGAAGGACTTTAATGCTACGAAAGAGGAGAATACATGATGGGCCAGAGGCTATAAACTAGACGACACTGCGTGCCTTTTTGGGATCGTAATTGGGCTTGCGAAGATGGTGGTAGTTGGGCAGGACCTTGCGCAAGAAGTCGATCTGGAGTGTCTGCGATCCTTGCTTGTCGATGGCCTCTCGCTGCAGGGCCTGCTCCCCATAGACAATTGTGTTCTCCGACAAGCGCTGGCTGGTGAGCATCTTGATTCCGGCACCAACCACACAGCCACTAGTCACGGTGACTCCGCGGCCCACGAAGCATTTGCTCTCGAATACATTCTTGTCGCCTATCCGAGCTGCCTCCACATTGCAGCCTACCTCGAAGACGTTGTGCGTGCCAATGCTGAGGATATTGTTAGCATCCCAGCTGGCCCCAGGCTCCAGGCGATGAGCTATGGTGGCATACTCCTCGATAATGCAGTTTTCCCCTATTATTATGGGACCCGCATCAGCGATGACTGTCGCACTTGGGTGGACAACGCAGCCAGAGGAGAAGGTGATGTCACCCCGCAGGTTGCTCTCCTCGCAAACTACCGACTTGGGGAAGATTTTGATCCTAAGGGACGGGGTTCAGGGATATATTAGGTGTCAATGAAGTTCCGATATGGAAtggattaattaaatttacctGTTTTCCGAAGGCATTTTCTGGATTTCTATCTTGTTTACCTTTTCCTCAGAGCTTGAATAGTGCTAAAAATTACCACGAATATCAATTGATAGTGCTGGAAAGCTCTAGAGATTTCCGATATTTTATAGCTAGatagaaataattatttccaATTTTATCGAATTTctcataaaaaatcaaattttaatatttatgaatatttcttacctggttttattattttaaatcttaattaatattcaaaattataactttaaaatatttaaatcgttATAATTGGCAACCCGGTGTTATCGGACTATCGAATATCCGGCAGCGGTATCGGTATTTTGTACGGAACGTCAAGCTGATGCAATTTTGTGCAGCTTTTACGGAGATAATAAAGCCCAGTTCTTggtaaaatattattcattCAGCAAACAAGATGTCCGCCGACCAGTTGGCTGAGTTAACCTTAGGTAAGTGCCCCTTTTTGTCGAAATCCGGGAGAAACTATTCGTCCACGTTGTCAGGCCAGCCAAAATTATCGATCTATAATgtgaaatatgtatatttatggCCATGTGCAGGTTCTATCTTCACTTCCGAAAAGAAGGGAAGCGATGATGCAGGCGATGGCAGCGAGTCCAAGCCCTTCAAGACCATCCTGCAGGCGATGCGGAGTGCTGGTAAGGAGCCGTTCCCCACCATTTACGTGGACAGCAAGGACCCGAATGCGGCAGAGCCTTTCGAGCCGGCTGCCAAGTCGCAGCTAAAGAAGATCCAAAAGCTGTTCGTGCGTGAGTCCCAAAAGAATGCCGAGAAGCAGCAGCGAGAGGCTGAAGATGCGGTGAAGCGCCAGCAAAATCTGGAGGAGGCACGTAAAGTGAAAATCGCCGAGGATCCCAGTTGGCCGGTGGCGCGCAAGATTCGCATCCTCGAAGGCACCGCCAATCGCGGCTCCCGCGTCAAAATCTATGGCTGGGTGCATCGGCTACGTCGCCAGGGCAAGTCTCTCATCTTCATTACACTTCGCGACGGCACTGGCTTCCTGCAGTGCGTGCTGAACGATCAGCTCTGCCAGACGTACGATGCCCTGGTCCTCAGCACGGAGAGCAGTGTGGTTCTGTTTGGCACTTTGAAGTTGGTGCCGGAGGGCAAGACGgctcctggcggccacgaacTTAACGTGGACTACTGGGAGGTGATTGGATTGGCTCCGCCCGGTGGCGCTGACGCCATTCTCAACGAGGAAGCCCAGCCAGATGTGCAGCTGGACAACCGGCACATCATGATTCGTGGCGAGAACACCTCCAAGGTGCTAAAGATGCGTTCCGTAGTGACGCAGGCATTCCGGGCTCATTACGAGGCCCGGGGCTATAACGAGGTGACGCCACCAACTTTGGTGCAAACCCAAGTGGAGGGCGGCTCCACCCTCTTCAAGCTGAAGTATTTCGGCGAAGAGGCCTACCTCACGCAGAGCTCGCAGCTGTATCTGGAGACGTGTCTGCCGGCCCTGGGCGATGTCTTCACCATTTCCCAGAGCTATCGGGCGGAGCAGAGCCGCACGCGTCGCCATCTGGCTGAGTATTCGCACGTCGAGGCCGAGTGCCCCTTCATCACGTTCGATGACCTCCTGGACCGCCTGGAGGATTTGGTGTGCGATGTGGTGGATCGCGTGCTGAAGTCCCCTTGGGGCTACTTGGTGAAGGAGCTCAACCCTGATTTCAAGCCGCCGCAGAAGCCATTCCGTCGCATGAACTATGTCGATGCGATCAAGTGGCTAAAGGAGAACAATGTGACCAAAGACGATGGCACCTTCTACGAGTTCGGCGAGGACATACCCGAGGCCCCGGAGCGCAAGATGACCGATACCATTAACGAGCCCATCATGCTGTGCCGTTTCCCGGCCGAGATCAAGTCCTTCTACATGTCACGCTGCGAAGAGGATCAGCGATTGACCGAAAGCGTGGACGTTCTGTTGCCAAATGTGGGTGAGATTGTGGGCGGATCGATGAGGATACACGACAGCGAGGAGCTGCTCAAGGGCTACCAGCGCGAGGGCATTGATCCCAAGCCCTACTACTGGTACACGGATCAGCGCATCTACGGAACTTTGCCCCATGGTGGCTATGGATTGGGCTTGGAGCGCTTCCTTTGCTGGCTGCTCAACCGGTATCACATTCGCGAGGTCTGTTTGTACCCTCGTTTCCTCGACAGATGCAAGCCTTAAGGGGGACACAGGGAGACGAGCTTTTTCTGCCAGCATTTACACGAAATTTATATCGTAAATATAACAACTcgttttaatactttttagcTTCTGCTCATGAAATGAAActtaatacaatttatttgtatgaatatgcaaaaataaaggcCGCGCCTAAGCTTatattgaattgaatttattttatcttaCATATGTTTCCTTTTGCATTTCGAATTTGGAATTTATATCAAGAAAAAACGCACAGCAAAGGGAAAGTAAACTCGAAGGGTTTCTtcaaaaaccttttaaaaggAGGCTTtaataaatgcttaaaatataaattataaattcactTAAATTAACCTTTAAATATCTAAACCAACGAGCCAACTTTCGGTCGCGAATCACCTCAGCTGGTGATATTATCCAAGAGCTGTTCAATATCGGTATCTGGGTACTGCTCGGTCTGCGATTCATCTTGCTCCATGTCCTCTTCTTGCGTGTCTTCCTCCTCTTCGACATCggcctcgtcctcctcctcggcggcATCGGTCTGGGGAACCGCTTCCACCTCGGCTGTCAGATGCTCCTTGCGGTAGTGACTGCGCAGCAGTTCGCTAATGGTGCTGCACACAATTTGCCGCACTTGGGCATCGAATCCAGGCGGCAGCCAACCGGTTCTCTCATTGCACACGGCTCCTGTTAGAGGCGTAGGTATCTTTTCCAACATTTCCTGAATCCTTGCCATCCGGACATCAGAGTAACGCAGCATGCACTGCCGGGAGCGCGGCAACTTGTGCTCGTCAAAATAGGGATAATCAATGTCCTGGACCAAGTCGGAGGAGCCGTCCTCGGAAGGTCCAGACGAAGCGTTAGCCGCCTTTCGCTGCTTCACAAACTTCTTGGAGTAAACGAATTCCGAGAGGCCAGTGCTGAATCTCAGTCGGAAATCGAATGTCTGGTAGTAGCGACTGTTGAAATCCTTGCGTGGATCGTAGCCAAAGCGTACATACATCGTTCGCCACGGTCCATTGCTGAAGTAATAGGCCAGCGAAGGCGTTATGCACTTCAGCTTGTCATTGGTCAGTCCAGACTCATATTGCAGCGCAATCCGTGTCCAAATGGGGCAGTCATCGAAGAGTTTCTTGACGCAGGCCAGCTGCTCATCGGACACGTACTTCACCTTAAGTCGCTTGAGATTCTGTGAGTCTGCCTGGGTGGGAAAGCTGTCCACCATGTTGAAGGAGATAACGCCCTGGTTATCATAGGTGGCCTTTGACTGCACACCGAGGACCTCCTGCTGGCCATCCTCCTGACTGTCGGTGCGATAGGATCCTGGGTAGACCACGTCAACGTGCGTGAACAATTCTGGGAGGGACAGGAGCTGACTATGGCGGCGTCTGCAGGGTGATAATAATTATTCGTTAATAATTACAAGTACTATATGTTTAACTACTTGAAAAAGTCCAGATCGGCGCTGTCTCTGGGCATCAATTGATCGAGGGCGTATGTGAGCTCCAGGGCAGCGTTGGCACTGTCACTCCTCGGCGTCGACCAGAGGGGCAGGTACTGAAAGTCACACAGGGAATCGAAGGTAAACACTCTGCTGCAGTGGCCCAAAACACGCACAAAGTATTCCGGCGGACGCTGTCTGTCCTTTTTGTGACGTCTGACGGTTATGGAAAGCAGGACACCGGTTTTCTCGCTACAATCACCAAAGGCGGGTTTGTTGTAGGGATTCTCCGGATGGAAACGCAGTGGCAACCGCTTGACCTCATCGCCCAGAACCTGGAATGGGATAGATTCTGAAGGAGACTATGGATATACCATCGATAATCCAATGCTTACCTTGGATATGTTGATTATGCCGCCTAGCGTGGCCAGCATACGGTCGGGATTGACCACTTTTCCAGGATATTCAATCAATTCAAACTCTTTTTGAGGATTAAAACTCAACTGGCGCGACATGGTCCTAAATTGAGATggtatttcataaaaataacaaagccATATGTATCGATTATCGGGTAAAAAATCGATTAGTATAGCTAATAAATTGCTGAGTTGTTTACATTTTAcccatatgtaaataaaatagccAAACTCCCATCGCTGAATATTATCGCTTATCGATAAACAGCCGGTGATTTCCTCTTCTTCCCTCATTCGGTTTGTTTATGAATAAAAATGTCGAGTAAAAACAGAAAACGgacggccagcagcagcagcagcgccgaGGAGCCGGACAGCGAGGAAGAGTCACGCCTGAAGGATCTCCAAGAGCGCGACGAGTTTGCCAACAGGCTCAAGCAGCGCGATGAGGATCGCACCAGAAAAGTGGTGGACTCCACTGGCGGGCGTAAGGCCATCGAGGAGGCCACCAAGCGTTTGAAGCTGGAGCATGAGGACCGGGACAAGATTGTGCCCCACCTGCGTCTGCAGTCGCGTCGCCAGTATCTGGAGAAGCGCAAGGACGACAAGGTGGCGGAACTGGAGGCAGACATCCTGGACGATGAATACCTGTTCGATGAGAGCGTGTAggataaaaattaagattaatAGCAGTTAAGAGTGACTAATGAGGCATTCATTGCAGGTTAACCAAGCGGGAGAAGGAGGAGCGACAGTACAAGAAGCAGCTGCTGAACATTGCCAAGGAGCATGAGAAGGCCCGGGAACTGGAGCGCGTGCAGCGCTATCGTATGCCGCAGGACTTGAAGAAGGGCGAGAGATGTGAGTAAATGATCTACACCTAATCTTCTCTAAATCCTAATTTCCTTCGCCTACTTTCAGCGGAATATGTGGAAGTGGATGACTTTGAGAAGCAACCAAACTCGGAACAAAAGAAATGGGAGGCCGAGCAGTTGGCCTCGGCACGCTTTCAGTTCGGTGCCAAGGATGCCAAGGCTGAGGAGGAGTACGAGCTGCTGCTAGACGACCAGATTGACTTTATCCAAGCCTTGACTCTGGACGGAAGTCGCGAAAAGTCCACCAGTCGGCAGCCAGAATTAACAGAGAAAGAGCGCAAGCGTTTGACTTTGGAGGAAACGAAAAGATCCCTGCCTGTGTATCCCTTCAAGGACGATCTGATAGCCGCCGTCAAGGAGCACCAGGTGCTTATCATCGAAGGTGAAACCGGATCGGGCAAGACCACCCAGGTGCCTCAATATCTGGTCGAAGCGGGCTTCACCAAGGACAAGAAGATGATCGGATGCACCCAGCCTCGTCGAGTGGCCGCCATGTCGGTGGCGGCGCGTGTGGCCGAGGAAATGGGCGTTAAGCTGGGCAACGAGGTGGGCTACAGCATTCGCTTCGAGGACTGCACCTCGGATCGCACCATTCTCAAATACATGACGGACGGCACCTTGCATAGGGAGTTCCTTTCGGAGCCCGATCTCGCCTCCTACAGTGTGATGATCATCGACGAGGCCCACGAGCGAACGCTTCACACGGACATTCTGTTTGGCCTGGTCAAGGATATTGCTCGCTTTAGGCCAGAACTGAAGCTGCTTATCTCGAGTGCCACCTTGGATGCGGATAAGTTCTCGGCCTTCTTCGATGATGCACCCATCTTCCGGATACCTGGACGTCGTTATCCTGTTGATATTTTCTATACCAAGGCCCCGGAGGCGGACTACATCGATGCCTGCTGTGTTTCGGTCCTGCAAATCCATGCCACCCAGCCTTTGGGCGATATTCTGGTGTTCCTTACCGGCCAGGATGAGATCGAGACCTGCCAGGAGGTTCTACAGGATCGCGTTAAGCGACTGGGTTCCAAGATCCGTGAACTCATTGTCATTCCCGTCTACGCGAATCTGCCCAGTGACATGCAGGCCAAGATCTTTGAGCCCACGCCACCCAATGCCCGCAAGGTGATCCTGGCCACGAATATAGCAGAAACCTCGCTAACCATCGATAATATCATCTATGTGATTGATCCCGGCTTTGCCAAGCAGAATAACTTTAATTCCAGGACGGGAATGGAGTCTCTGATGGTGGTTCCTATATCAAAAGCCTCGGCCAATCAGCGAGCGGGCCGAGCGGGACGTACTGCTCCGGGCAAGTGCTTTCGGCTGTACACTGCTTGGGCATACAAGCACGAACTGGAGGACAACACGGTGCCGGAGATACAGCGCATCAATCTGGGCAATGCTGTGCTCATGCTGAAAGCTTTGGGAATCAACGACCTCATACACTTTGACTTTCTGGATCCCCCGCCGCACGAGACGCTCGTTCTGGCTCTGGAGCAGCTGTACGCCTTGGGCGCTCTGAATCACCACGGGGAGCTGACCAAGTTGGGCCGCCGAATGGCCGAGTTTCCGGTGGATCCAATGATGGGCAAAATGCTGCTGGCAAGCGAAAAGTAAGTGTTACTTTTTAATCGAAAATCCAATCTTAATCCCCACTTCCATTTCAGATACAAATGCTCCGAGGAGATGGTCACCATTGCCGCCATGCTCTCCGTGAATAGCGCCATCTTCTACAGGCCCAAGGACAAGATCATCCATGCGGACACAGCGCGAAAGAATTTCAATCACATGCACGGAGACCATTTGAGTCTGCTCCAGGTGTACAATCAATGGGCGGAGACGGACTACAGCACCCAGTGGTGCTACGAGAACTTCATCCAATATCGGTCCATGAAGCGGGCACGGGATGTCCGTGAGCAGCTCGTGGGCCTGATGCAGCGCGTCGAAATCGATATGGTCAGCTGCCTGCCGGAGACGATTAACGTTCGTAAGGCGGCCACTGCCGGCTACTTCTACCACGTGGCACGCCTGTCCAAGGGGGGCCACTACAAGACCATAAAGCACAACCAGACGGTAATGATTCACCCGAACTCGTCGCTCTTCGAGGAGCTGCCGCGATGGGTGCTCTACCACGAGCTCGTATTTACGTCCAAGGAGTATATGCGCCAGGTGATCGAGATCGAGAGCAAGTGGCTGCTGGAGGTGGCGCCGCACTACTACAAGgccaaggagctggaggatTCCACCAACAAGAAGATGCCCAAGGGCGCGGGGCGGGCCGAGATGACGCAGTAGTTTGGGGGAATTTCCAAAAACCTTAGTTTTgtacaaattaaaatgcaattaaaactaAGTTgtaaaagattttatttttaaacttgaaaTCAATTCAAAAAGTCCGCCAAGTTTACTATCGACTTTACGATAACATAAAGTTGGGGTACAGTGGCGAcatctataaatattattaaaattaataaaattataaaaacacacttattatgtttataatttattcacagtatttatacattttcaacaagaatatatcttaatatataaatattttaatatctaGAAAAACTCAACTATCGATAATGTGATAACTTTATTGTACCTGTCAACTCAACTATCGAGTTATCGGTCTGCCGTGCGGTTGAATTTCGTGTTTTGTTCGTTTCGAAGGGCAAAATTGCACAATATTCTGATTTAATTTAACTCAAACAGCTTTAATTAGTAAGTGTTTAAGCGCACAGATTGGGTTTTACAAGAAATCCCTTTCAATTACACCGAAAATCATGTAAACATCACGTTGTCGGGCAGCAATGACGTTCTAACCTAAAAATCTGACGAAATTGCTTAATCCAGTCggctttttatttatgtgtaGAAGTCTATTGAAGACACCAACTGATTAattccatttgttttttatttaaccacAGACACAATGGCTGCTCAATTCTTCAATCGCATCGGCCAGCTTGGTCTTGGAGTGGCGGTGCTGGGAGGCGTCGTGAACTCGGCGTTATATAATGTGGAAGGCGGACACCGGGCGGTGATCTTCGATCGCTTCACCGGCATCAAGGAGAGTGTGGTCGGCGAGGGCACACACTTCTTCATTCCGTGGGTGCAGCGGCCCATCATCTTTGACATTCGCTCCCAGCCCCGCAATGTTCCAGTCATTACGGGCAGCAAGGATCTGCAGAATGTCAACATTACGCTGCGTATCCTGTACCGACCCATTCCCGACCAGCTGCCCAAGATCTACACTATTTTGGGCCAGGACTACGACGAGCGTGTGTTGCCCTCTATTGCGCCCGAGGTGCTGAAGGCTGTGGTTGCCCAGTTCGATGCCGGCGAGCTGATTACCCAGCGTGAGGTGGGTTTAAGTTCAGAGAGTTGCCTGAAGGCATAATTTTTGGACTCATATTAACAtacatttcttgatttttcAATTTACAGATGGTATCCCAGCGCGTTTCCCAGGAATTGACTGTGCGCGCCAAGCAGTTCGGCTTCATTCTGGACGACATCTCGCTCACACACTTGACCTTCGGACGGGAATTCACGCAGGCTGTGGAGATGAAGCAGGTGGCCCAACAGGAGGCGGAGAAGGCTCGCTTTGTCGTGGAGAAGGCCGAGCAGCAGAAGCTGGCCTCCATCATTTCAGCGGAGGG
It contains:
- the DCTN6-p27 gene encoding dynactin subunit 6 is translated as MPSENRIKIFPKSVVCEESNLRGDITFSSGCVVHPSATVIADAGPIIIGENCIIEEYATIAHRLEPGASWDANNILSIGTHNVFEVGCNVEAARIGDKNVFESKCFVGRGVTVTSGCVVGAGIKMLTSQRLSENTIVYGEQALQREAIDKQGSQTLQIDFLRKVLPNYHHLRKPNYDPKKARSVV
- the l(2)37Cd gene encoding general transcription factor 3C polypeptide 5 codes for the protein MSRQLSFNPQKEFELIEYPGKVVNPDRMLATLGGIINISKVLGDEVKRLPLRFHPENPYNKPAFGDCSEKTGVLLSITVRRHKKDRQRPPEYFVRVLGHCSRVFTFDSLCDFQYLPLWSTPRSDSANAALELTYALDQLMPRDSADLDFFKRRHSQLLSLPELFTHVDVVYPGSYRTDSQEDGQQEVLGVQSKATYDNQGVISFNMVDSFPTQADSQNLKRLKVKYVSDEQLACVKKLFDDCPIWTRIALQYESGLTNDKLKCITPSLAYYFSNGPWRTMYVRFGYDPRKDFNSRYYQTFDFRLRFSTGLSEFVYSKKFVKQRKAANASSGPSEDGSSDLVQDIDYPYFDEHKLPRSRQCMLRYSDVRMARIQEMLEKIPTPLTGAVCNERTGWLPPGFDAQVRQIVCSTISELLRSHYRKEHLTAEVEAVPQTDAAEEEDEADVEEEEDTQEEDMEQDESQTEQYPDTDIEQLLDNITS
- the l(2)37Cb gene encoding pre-mRNA-splicing factor ATP-dependent RNA helicase DHX16, with product MSSKNRKRTASSSSSAEEPDSEEESRLKDLQERDEFANRLKQRDEDRTRKVVDSTGGRKAIEEATKRLKLEHEDRDKIVPHLRLQSRRQYLEKRKDDKVAELEADILDDEYLFDESVLTKREKEERQYKKQLLNIAKEHEKARELERVQRYRMPQDLKKGERSEYVEVDDFEKQPNSEQKKWEAEQLASARFQFGAKDAKAEEEYELLLDDQIDFIQALTLDGSREKSTSRQPELTEKERKRLTLEETKRSLPVYPFKDDLIAAVKEHQVLIIEGETGSGKTTQVPQYLVEAGFTKDKKMIGCTQPRRVAAMSVAARVAEEMGVKLGNEVGYSIRFEDCTSDRTILKYMTDGTLHREFLSEPDLASYSVMIIDEAHERTLHTDILFGLVKDIARFRPELKLLISSATLDADKFSAFFDDAPIFRIPGRRYPVDIFYTKAPEADYIDACCVSVLQIHATQPLGDILVFLTGQDEIETCQEVLQDRVKRLGSKIRELIVIPVYANLPSDMQAKIFEPTPPNARKVILATNIAETSLTIDNIIYVIDPGFAKQNNFNSRTGMESLMVVPISKASANQRAGRAGRTAPGKCFRLYTAWAYKHELEDNTVPEIQRINLGNAVLMLKALGINDLIHFDFLDPPPHETLVLALEQLYALGALNHHGELTKLGRRMAEFPVDPMMGKMLLASEKYKCSEEMVTIAAMLSVNSAIFYRPKDKIIHADTARKNFNHMHGDHLSLLQVYNQWAETDYSTQWCYENFIQYRSMKRARDVREQLVGLMQRVEIDMVSCLPETINVRKAATAGYFYHVARLSKGGHYKTIKHNQTVMIHPNSSLFEELPRWVLYHELVFTSKEYMRQVIEIESKWLLEVAPHYYKAKELEDSTNKKMPKGAGRAEMTQ
- the Phb1 gene encoding prohibitin 1 translates to MAAQFFNRIGQLGLGVAVLGGVVNSALYNVEGGHRAVIFDRFTGIKESVVGEGTHFFIPWVQRPIIFDIRSQPRNVPVITGSKDLQNVNITLRILYRPIPDQLPKIYTILGQDYDERVLPSIAPEVLKAVVAQFDAGELITQREMVSQRVSQELTVRAKQFGFILDDISLTHLTFGREFTQAVEMKQVAQQEAEKARFVVEKAEQQKLASIISAEGDAAAADLLAKSFGEAGDGLVELRRIEAAEDIAYQLSRSRGVAYLPSGQSTLLNLPSTIAQ
- the AsnRS gene encoding asparagine--tRNA ligase, cytoplasmic, producing MSADQLAELTLGSIFTSEKKGSDDAGDGSESKPFKTILQAMRSAGKEPFPTIYVDSKDPNAAEPFEPAAKSQLKKIQKLFVRESQKNAEKQQREAEDAVKRQQNLEEARKVKIAEDPSWPVARKIRILEGTANRGSRVKIYGWVHRLRRQGKSLIFITLRDGTGFLQCVLNDQLCQTYDALVLSTESSVVLFGTLKLVPEGKTAPGGHELNVDYWEVIGLAPPGGADAILNEEAQPDVQLDNRHIMIRGENTSKVLKMRSVVTQAFRAHYEARGYNEVTPPTLVQTQVEGGSTLFKLKYFGEEAYLTQSSQLYLETCLPALGDVFTISQSYRAEQSRTRRHLAEYSHVEAECPFITFDDLLDRLEDLVCDVVDRVLKSPWGYLVKELNPDFKPPQKPFRRMNYVDAIKWLKENNVTKDDGTFYEFGEDIPEAPERKMTDTINEPIMLCRFPAEIKSFYMSRCEEDQRLTESVDVLLPNVGEIVGGSMRIHDSEELLKGYQREGIDPKPYYWYTDQRIYGTLPHGGYGLGLERFLCWLLNRYHIREVCLYPRFLDRCKP
- the Polr1D gene encoding DNA-directed RNA polymerases I and III subunit RPAC2; this translates as MGALAELAGDEKNGEGSRTFVFSNEGHTLGNALKTIIARYPEVDFCGYTIPHPTEQKLHFRIQARRDRAVDILKRGLEDLEALCDHTMVTFEKEMKDFNATKEENT